From one Chthoniobacterales bacterium genomic stretch:
- a CDS encoding dihydrodipicolinate synthase family protein, translated as MSRIAGIYCPNIVPFRDDGSINEEELRRIVSWLIDKGISGLYPNGSTGEFARLSFEERLRVVEIVASENRGRVPILAGAAENSIDLVIQAARRYADLGIRAISVTGPYFFKVSPDGVEAYFREVARRSPLDILLYN; from the coding sequence ATGTCTCGCATCGCCGGAATTTATTGCCCGAACATCGTTCCCTTCCGCGACGACGGGTCGATTAACGAGGAAGAGCTGCGCAGGATCGTGTCGTGGCTGATCGACAAAGGAATCAGCGGGCTTTATCCCAACGGCAGCACGGGGGAGTTCGCCCGTTTGAGCTTCGAAGAGCGGCTGCGCGTGGTGGAAATCGTCGCCTCGGAAAACCGGGGCCGTGTTCCCATTCTGGCGGGAGCGGCCGAAAACAGCATTGATCTCGTGATTCAAGCCGCAAGGCGCTACGCCGATCTGGGTATCCGCGCCATCTCGGTGACAGGACCGTATTTTTTCAAAGTTTCGCCCGACGGCGTGGAGGCATACTTCCGCGAAGTGGCGCGCCGCAGCCCGCTCGACATCCTCCTCTACAAC
- a CDS encoding AraC family transcriptional regulator, with protein sequence MPAVKLAFPEAASQVFEFLFCDNLCQIFDTVRRPTANAFHYPPLDATSLRAGCCLTSVGALAYRSGQKYPQSGHPKDFDFRWQRGRKLPDFALVLIVAGRGQWETERGGLQSVAAGDAFYLVPGGWHRYRPSPAAGWTEKWICLQGASLHGLVVSGLLPDDCLHLRGGIRPRMEPRLDRLLRDVASEPGVNHPSWGLRALTIMLECFETESPRVEPAARSGATEEAMRFIRENAHRPIGVRDVAAQCGIERRTLERRFAGAGLPPIGRSIIMQRIARAELLLTETAMQVKEVAYACGFGSPQRMIYDFRRMLGTTPGRLKARKTH encoded by the coding sequence ATGCCAGCCGTGAAATTGGCCTTTCCGGAAGCCGCTAGCCAAGTATTCGAGTTTTTATTTTGCGACAATCTGTGTCAGATTTTCGACACCGTGCGCCGCCCGACCGCAAATGCATTCCACTACCCGCCTCTGGATGCGACTTCCTTGCGCGCGGGGTGCTGCCTCACGTCGGTCGGCGCGCTCGCCTACCGCTCCGGGCAGAAGTATCCGCAGTCCGGCCACCCCAAAGATTTCGACTTCCGCTGGCAACGCGGCCGCAAATTGCCGGATTTCGCGCTCGTGCTCATCGTCGCGGGGCGCGGGCAGTGGGAAACGGAGCGCGGAGGACTGCAAAGCGTTGCAGCAGGCGACGCGTTCTATCTCGTGCCGGGCGGCTGGCACCGCTACCGCCCTTCACCCGCCGCGGGATGGACCGAGAAATGGATCTGCCTGCAAGGTGCCTCGCTCCACGGACTCGTTGTCTCCGGGCTTCTCCCCGACGATTGCCTTCACCTGCGCGGCGGCATAAGGCCGCGCATGGAACCACGCCTCGACCGCCTGCTGCGCGATGTCGCGTCGGAGCCCGGGGTGAATCATCCGTCGTGGGGCTTGCGGGCCCTCACCATAATGCTCGAATGCTTCGAGACCGAATCACCGAGGGTGGAACCGGCCGCGCGCAGCGGCGCGACCGAGGAAGCCATGCGCTTTATCCGTGAAAACGCCCACCGGCCGATCGGCGTGCGCGACGTGGCCGCGCAGTGCGGCATCGAGCGCCGCACCCTGGAGCGGCGATTCGCGGGTGCCGGACTGCCGCCCATCGGACGCAGCATCATCATGCAGCGCATCGCCCGCGCCGAATTGCTCCTGACCGAAACCGCCATGCAAGTGAAAGAGGTGGCCTACGCCTGCGGGTTTGGCAGCCCCCAACGCATGATCTACGACTTCCGGCGCATGCTCGGGACCACGCCGGGGCGGCTCAAAGCGCGCAAAACGCATTGA